In the Corvus cornix cornix isolate S_Up_H32 chromosome 20, ASM73873v5, whole genome shotgun sequence genome, one interval contains:
- the LOC120411093 gene encoding uncharacterized protein LOC120411093 translates to MPSLCRCPLCGTAPRPGGTARVSLLLTRVSLPLAPVAELLSHSAARKGSSPSRHRTAMAASAGAPSPCGAAVGAGRTAGARWAVPCAGPPRLCSASPARVSPARSPRARPQLEDGTAPCGVSRELPRSPAICGSMRDNRQHLADMVTGGEITHQREGGRGSGRAVAFGAAGQSAQISLICVTQMNKIQAQQPGTIQREPLSECREVRWSCRRPCLGCMSSICDTTATRENAVHRFIPVSGRPASLHTMARRAVLPMPQAVCPVTLCILWCYSSCCLYSLRSSSPCLNRADASFPLVQAHVRGLFLVKLF, encoded by the coding sequence ATGCCGAGCCTGTGCCGCTGCCCCTTGTGTGGCACTGCTCCTCGCCCGGGTGGCACTGCCCGTGTGTCACTGCTCCTCACTCGTGTGTCATTGCCCCTGGCgcctgtggcagagctgctgtcacacagcGCGGCGAGAAAGGGATCATCGCCTTCCCGTCACAGAACAGCCATGGCTGCCTCTGCCGGAGCCCCTTCACCCTGCGGTGCCGCGGTTGGTGCTGGCAGAACCGCGGGTGCCCGGTGGGCCGTGCCGTGTGCGGGTCCCCCGCGCCTTTGTTCGGCTAGCCCGGCGCGGGTCAGCCCGGCGCGGTCACCCCGTGCTAGGCCGCAGCTGGAGGATGGGACCGCTCCGTGCGGCGTCTCCCGGGAGCTCCCCCGCTCCCCAGCCATCTGCGGGTCAATGAGAGACAACCGGCAGCATCTGGCAGATATGGTCACAGGAGGTGAAATCACTCACCAGCGAGAGGGTGGACGGGGATCAGGCAGGGCAGTTGCATTCGGGGCAGCGGGTCAGAGTGCACAGATCTCACTAATTTGTGTGACGCAAATGAATAAGATTCAAGCCCAGCAGCCGGGGACAATACAGCGGGAGCCATTGTCTGAGTGCAGGGAGGTTCGCTGGAGCTGCAGGCGCCCATGCCTTGGTTGCATGTCTTCCATCTGCGATACAACAGCGACACGGGAGAACGCAGTCCACAGGTTTATCCCCGTGTCAGGACGCCCTGCGTCCTTGCACACCATGGCTCGGAGAGCTGTTCTCCCAATGCCCCAAGCTGTCTGCCCTGTGACCTTATGTATTTTATGGTGTTACTCTTCATGCTGTTTATAcagcctgaggagcagctctccctgcctgaaCAGGGCAGATGCTTCCTTTCCACTCGTACAGGCACATGTACGTGGTCTTTTCCTTGTTAAATTGTTCTAG